The Winogradskyella schleiferi genome contains the following window.
TTATTTATTTCCAACATTGAACCTAAACTGACCTTAGACCTTGTTGGTAAGGATAAATTCAGGAAATCGTACACCAATAGAGTTGATAAAATTGAAAGTACTATTGCAGCATTCAGCTTATATATTGTGTTAAAACCGAATTCCTTCAAATACCAAAATAAAAATTTCTACCACTTTAAAGACCCAGATAAGGTTTGGGATGTACATAAATATACACAAGAAAGTTGGCCAGAAGGTTATATGATGTCTATGTCCATAAAGAAAAATATGGAAGACGGTTATGGTGACAATATTACCGTAATGACGTATATGCATTACGATGAGGTAAAACCCTGGATGGATACTTTCAATACGGTTGCCGATAAAAACGAAAGAGGTCAGACCTATGAGGAATTTAAAGCTGAAAAAGCAGAGAAACTCATCAAGGAAATGGAGCTGAAATTTCCGAATTTAAGAGATTGCATTCAAGAGGTTTACACGTCCACACCATTATCGTATAGAGATTATATTGGAAGTAATAGAGGCTCTATGTATGGTTATGTTAAGGATGTCAATAGACCCATGGAATCTTTTATATCGCCAAAAACAAAGGTCAAAAACTTGATGTTTACAGGTCAAAGTCTCAACATGCATGGTATTTTGGGCGTGACTATAAGCGCTATCATGACCTGTGGAGAGATTCTTGGTAAGGACTACTTGCTAAATAAAGTTGTAGAAGCGAATAAGGAATCAGAAATTACTGAAAATAAGGCCTAATATGTTGCTAAAGAAAGTACAGACGGTACGTTGGTTTTATTTATTGTCAGTCCTGTTTTTAGTCACTTCCTGTGGTGTTTCAAAATCTTTACATGATGTGCCAGATGTAAGTGCTTATAGCGCTGATATTCCTGAACGCATACAAATGTCGGATACTACCTTCTCATTAGGAAATAGCCATCTCAATAAAAACAAACAAGGCTTATGGGAATTGTATGTGGCAGGCAATCCTTTGGAAATCGGTTTGAAAACAGGTCGATTAACACAAGAATTATTCAAAAAACAAGAAGCAGCCTTTTTATCAAAGGTTGATGAACTGGTGCCTTCAAATACCAGAAAATACTTTCTACGAAAACTTTTAGCATGGTACAACCGGAAAATGTATTTGAATATTCCAGAAGAATATAAAGCCGAAATTTATGGACTTTCAAGATATGCGTCTGACGATTATGACCATGTAGCCAGTAATTATTTAAGGATATTATACCTTCATGGCGCTCATGATATCGGTCATGCCTTTCAGGATTTGGCTTTGGTGGGTTGCACATCTTTCGCTGCTTGGGGAGAAAAATCTGAAGATGGCAGTTTAATAATTGGTCGAAATTTCGACTTTTTTGCAGGCGATGATTTCGCCAAGGACAAAATTATTGCTTTTGTGAATCCTACTGAAGGCCATAAATTTATGTCGGTAACTTGGGCAGGCATGATAGGCGTGGTTTCGGGAATGAATGAACATGGCTTAACGGTAACCATCAATGCAGGAAAATCTAAGATTCCACTTGTGGCTAAAACGCCTGTTTCAATATTAACCCGTGAAATATTGCAATATGCTTCGACGATAGAGGAAGCTATTGCAATTGCCAAGAAACGACAGGTTTTTGTTTCCGAATCCATATTTGTTGGTAGTGCCAAGGATAAAAAAGCGATTACCATTGAGGTGTCGCCAAAGAATTTTGGGGTTTATGAAGTGCCAAATTCCAATCAATTAATTTGCGCTAATCATTTTCAAAGCGAGGCTTATGCTGACGATGAAAATAATAGTAAACACATTTTGGAAAGTCATTCCCAATACAGATATGAACGTATGCAAGAGTTGCTTAGCCAAAACCAGAAGATAACACCACAAATTGCGGTAGATATTTTAAGAAATAAGGAGGGTTTAAACGATAAGGACATTGGATATGGAAATGAAAAAGCACTAAATCAGTTATTAGCACATCATGGTATTGTTTTTAAACCAGAGCAACGTTTGGTTTGGGTATCGTCCAGTCCATATCAATTAGGGGAATTTGTGGCTTATGATGTGGATGATGTATTCAATAACCCGTCAAAAAAATTATTGTCGAATGCACAACTCAATATTGAAGAGGATGATTTTCAGTTTACGCAGGCCTATCGTGATTACGAAGCCTATAGACGGCTGAAAAGAGATGTGCTTTCTTCCATAGGTGATGAAGAACACGTAGAACCGTCAACCCTTTCAGAGTTACAGACTTTAAACCCAAACTACTGGGAAGCATATTTTATTGTGGGCACGTATTATTATGAAAAAGGGTATTTTACAGCAGCACTAAATGCGTTCGAAAAAGCAAAAACCAAAGAAATCACTACAGTTCCCGACAAAGAACGAGTAGATGGTTATATTAAAAAAATAAAAAGAAAGTTAGAGTTATGATTCCTGAGATAGAATATGCATCAAAAGCTGAAATAAACGACTTTCAAGTTCAAAAATTGAGGGAACTACTGGTTTATTTAAACTCGAATTCTGCTTTTTATAAACGGTTGTTTAAAACACACCACATCGACATTAATAGTGTCAATTCACTTGAAGATTTAGCTGGAATTCCTACCACGTCAAAAGACGATTTACAAAAATATAATGACGACTTTATATGCGTGCCTAAAAATAAAATTGTAGATTTTGTAACCACTTCCGGAACTTTGGGCGAACCTGTTATTTTTGCACTTTCGGACAAGGATTTGGATCGATTGGCCTATAATGAAGCTATTTCTTTTGCTTGTGCTGGTGTTGGTTCAGATGATATAATTCAGCTTATGACCACCATTGACAGGCGGTTTATGGCAGGACTCGCTTATTTTTTAGGCGCTCGTAAACTTGGCGCAGGAATTATTCGTGTTGGAAACGGCATTCCGGAATTGCAATGGGATTCCATCTTAAAATTTAAACCTACCTATATTATTGCAGTACCTTCATTTTTGTTGAAACTTATTGAATATGCACAACAACATGAAATAGATATTAATGCTTCAGGAATTAAAGGTGCCATTTGTATTGGAGAATCACTTAGGGAACAAGATTTTTCATTGAATACTTTATCCAAAAAAATAAAGGACAACTGGAATATTGAATTGTTTTCAACCTATGCTTCTACGGAAATGAATACGGCTTTTACCGAATGTGAAGCACATCGAGGCGGACATCAGCATCCAGAACTTATCATAACCGAAATTTTAGATACAAATAATCAAACCGTTGCTGAGGGCGAAGCTGGAGAATTGACGATTACCACTTTAGGGGTTGAAGGCATGCCTTTGTTAAGATTTAAAACTGGAGATATTGTAAAATCCCATAGCCAGAAATGCAGTTGTGGCAGAAATACCAATCGATTAGGACCTGTTATCGGCCGAAAGAAACAAATGATAAAATATAAGGGCACAACCATTTATCCACCTGCGATGCACAATGTTTTAAATGATTTCGCCGAGGTTGAAACCTATATTATAGAACTGTCGCATAACAGCATTGGAACAGACGAAATCCTTATAAAAATCGCTACCTTAGAAGCTACGGAAGACTTGTTGCAAAATATTAAGGACCATTTCAGGGCTAAGTTAAGAGTGCGGCCAAAAATAGAGTTTTGTGCTAAAAAGGAAATTCAAAGATTGCAATTTCCTAAAATGAGTAGAAAACCGATGATGGTGATTGATTTGAGGAAGTGATGTAAGGTTTTAATTTAAAAATCATTAATTTTATAGACATATACCATTAAGATTATGAGTAATACAAATGTCGATGTTTTAATTATTGGTGCAGGACCTTCAGGGTGTGTTGCCGCTTCTTATTTAAATAACAATGGTATCGTTGTTAAAGTCGTTGAAAAAAATAAATTTCCAAGGTTTGTTATCGGCGAAAGCTTATTGCCACGCTGCATGGATCACTTTGAAGAAGTGGGTTTGTTGACATGTTTAAAAGACCAAGGGTTTGAGCGCAAAGAGGGCGCTCGATTTTTAAGAGGCGATGTTGTTTGTAATTTCGACTTTAGTAAAAAACACACTGACGGTTGGGATTGGACCTGGCAAGTTCCACGAGCCGATTTTGATAAAACCCTTACTGATGAACTATTAAAACGCGGTGTGGATATTGCGTTTGAAGAAGAGGTTGTTGGTGTAGATTTTAACGCTGATGGAAGTTCAATAACGACCATTAAAAACAAGGATGGTGAGATCAACAAAATTGGAGCAAAATTTATTATAGATTCTAGTGGTTATGGCAGAGTTCTGCCAAGACTTCTTGATTTGGACAAACCTTCCGAATTGCTTAACCAATCTTCGATATTTACACATGTAAAAGATGTTAAGCGTCCAGAGGGATGGGAAGGTACAAGGATTACATTTGATGTTCTCGATACGAGATTGTGGTTTTGGGTAATTCCGTTTTCTAACGGCATAACAAGTATAGGTTTTGTCGGTCCGACGGAATTTATAGAATCATTCGAAGGAACGTCTTCAGAAAAATTAACGGAAATGTTAAAATTATCCTCTTATTACAGAGAACGTTTTGAGGAGGTGGACTTTTCATTTAGTCCTGTTGAAATTACTAATTATTCCAAGTCGGTTAAACAACTATACGGAAATGGGTATGTATTAACAGGAAATAGCGCTGAGTTTTTAGATCCCGTATTTTCTTCTGGTGTTACATTTGCAACAGAATCAGCATTGAAGGCAGCAAAGTTAATTACCAAATCCTTACAAAATGAAGCCGTTGATTGGGAAGTGGACTATTCAGATTACATAAAAAGTGGTGTTAACGTTTTTTCTACCTATGTAAAAGAATGGTATACAGGGAATTTACAAACCTTGTTTTTTCACCGACCAGAAAACCCTGAAGTAAAAAAGCAGATTTGTGCGGTATTAGCAGGCTATGTGTGGGATCAAACTAATCCTTTTGTGAAAAACCATCATAGACTTGTTAAAACTTTGGCCCATATCATCAACATGGAACAAAACGAAAAAGTGAGTAATTTATAAAACTAAACTACACACTTTTTTTGAAAAACCTCTAATCTAAAGATTAGAATGCTTTTTTCATTATTAATTTAGATAAGCTCTTGCCTGTTTTCGCAAAGCCTTCTCCAATACGATCTTCGTTACTAAAAGTGCCACCATATCTATTGCCAGGTGCGTGCTTACTAGTGATTTCTAATAGAACATTATCTCTATTTGCAGTTTCAACAAACTTTAATAACGTAGTTAATTTTGCAGGTTGCCTCATTACGGCAACATTATACCCTGGATATATCCAAACAACTTCTACAACAAGCGTGTACTTAGCATCCGTAAGGCCTTCTTCGAAAGACATGCCTTTATCTTCAGCTAAATCTCTATTCATGAGCTCTAAAAATTTTGGTGCATAGATTAATTCTCTACTAGCTTCCCATTTTTTCGCCCATGTTTTTCCTTTCCCTTTTGATTTTTCCTCTAGGTCTGCAGTTCTTTCTGCGACATATTCTTCCTCAGTGAGATTATCCTTATTGATTTTCAAGTTGCTGTAATCAAACTCAACATTAATGGCTTGGTTACTTTCAATGAAATCAAAATTGCCTTCAGCAACTTTCATTTTTTGAGCGAAAACTATTGTAGAAAACAAAAAGATGAACGCTAGTGATAATGTGTTTTTCATAATAAAATTTAGAATTAGTGATTGGTCAAATATATCAAAAATAATTAAGCAATGACTTTTTTTTAAAATTGAGGATTTTAGTACTGGGTTTCTGCTACTTATAGCTCATTTTAAAAAGATTATCTGGCCTGTTCATCGGTTTAATTTAACTATACATCGTCTTTCAATATTGATCTCTAACCTAGTAAATACAGTTTGTTGAAAAAATTACTACCTTAACAGCATCTTACAACAACAATTATATTTTTTTATGTCTACTTTTTATAAAAGTGAAACCGGCTTTTGTATTTTAATCATTGCACTATTTTTTAGTGTAAAATTCAATGCACAGGAGAATCCGCCAATTAGAATATTTACACCACAAGATTATGGTGCGGAAGATCAGAACTGGTCCATAACTCAAGCCGATAACAATTTCATTTATATAGCGAACAATAAAGGATTGCTTCAATATAATGGTGCGTCTTGGGAATTATATCATTCGCCAAACGAAAGCATCTTAAGGTCAGTTAAGATCGTTGGAGATAGGGTATACACTGGAGGATATATGGATTTTGGATATTGGACAAAAAACAAGTATAACGAACTCATTTATAAGTCGCTCACTGAAAATCAGAATTTCTCAATTATAGAAGATGAGGAATTTTGGGATATCACAGAAATCGAAGGTTATGTTTTATTTCAATCTTTAGAGCGTATTTATATTTATAATATAGCCAATGAAAAGTTTGAGATAATAGATTCTGAATTAGGAATCAATAAGGCAAATGAACGCAATGAATCTATATATTTTCAGAAATTAGGAGAGGGAGTTATGGAAATTATAAATGGAAGTGGGCACTTGATAATTCAATCTGAACTTATTAAAGACATTGAGCTAGTTAATATTTATGAATTTGATAAAAGCCTGCTTCTTCAAACTATAGAGAATGGGTTTTATAAGTTTGAAAATAACAATTTGACCAAATGGGATATTGAGGCCGACGAATTGTTATCCCGTGTGAGCGTATATAGTAGTACGAGATTAAAAGATGGTAGTTTTATAATAGGAACTATTTCTAATGGCGTTATTCAATTGGATAGTAAGGGAAAAGTAATATTGGAAATCGACCAATCCAATGGTCTTAGTAATAACACTGTTCTATCGATTAAAGAAGACAATGATGGTAATGTTTGGTTGGGTTTAGACAATGGTATTAATGTTATGAATTTAACATCACCATACAAAGTTTACAATGATGAACAAGGTGTTTTAGGTACGGTCTATTGTGCGGCCAAGGTTGATGATAATTTGTACTTAGGAACTAACCATGGTCTATTTTATAAAACAATCGATTCTAACGGGAAATATAGATTCATAGAAAACACTCAAGGACAGGTGTGGAATTTAAAGTATATTCAAGGAAGTCTTTTTTGTGGTCATGATAAAGGTACGTTTGTAATAAATGATACTATTGCTGAACAAATTTCAACAGAATTAGGTACTTGGAATATCAAAGAAATAAAAGGGAACCCTAACTTATTGCTGCAAGGTAATTATAAAGGGTTAAATATTTTGGAAAGGGAAAATAATCAATGGAGGTTTAGAAATAAAGTTGAAGGTTTTGATATCTCTTCTAGATACTTTGAATTCTTCGATCAGAATAAAATACTGGTTAGTCATGAGCATAAGGGGGTTTATAAAATAGATATAGACAGTACATTTTATAAAGTAAATAATGTTGAAAAACTCAAGATAGAAAAGGGCATAAAGTCTAGTATCGTAAAATACAATGGAACTATTTTTTATAGCTTTAAAAATGGTGTTTTTCGTTTCGATTCTAGCTCAGAATCTTTTAAAAAGGATAGTGTTTTAAGTGCCTTATTTAGTGAAGAAAAATATATATCTGGCAAGTTAATAAATGATGAAGTACAGAATAAGTTTTGGGGTTTTACAAAAAATGAAATCATTTATGTAGAGCCAGGTAAACTGACCAATGATTTGCAAGGTAATGTGATAGAAATCCCACATAATATACGTAAAACTAAATCAGATTTTGAAAATGTACTGCATTTAGAAAAAGACACTTATTTAGTAGGGAATACGGAAGGGTATCTTGTAATACATATAAATAAGTTAAAGAAAGAGGCCAAAAGACTATACTTAAATAGTGCTTCATACACCTCTTTGCGAAAGGAGTTTGTTTCTTTTGACACTAGCCAGCCGATTGAATTAAAAAATAAAAATAACATCATTCGGTTTAGGTATAGTACTCCTAGTTTTGACGAGCTTTCGAGGTCAAAGTATCAGTATCGATTATTGGGAATTTATGATTATTGGAGCGAGTGGTCAAACGATGGTGAAATCTTATTTGAGAATTTACCTCATGGCGATTACACTTTTCAGGCAAGAGCAATTACTGGAGGCATTTTATCTAACAATGTATTGTCCTATGATTTTACCATAGAAAAGCCATGGTTCCTTAAACCATTGGCAATTATTTCATATTTTGTTGCTGCCCTACTGTTTATCTTTATACTCTATTATTTCAACAGAAAGCATTACAAAAAGGAGCAACAGAAACTCATTAAAAAGAAAGAAAGACAATTAAAGTTAGAGCAATTAGAAAACCAACGCCAGTTAATACAGTTTAAAAA
Protein-coding sequences here:
- a CDS encoding C45 family peptidase, whose translation is MLLKKVQTVRWFYLLSVLFLVTSCGVSKSLHDVPDVSAYSADIPERIQMSDTTFSLGNSHLNKNKQGLWELYVAGNPLEIGLKTGRLTQELFKKQEAAFLSKVDELVPSNTRKYFLRKLLAWYNRKMYLNIPEEYKAEIYGLSRYASDDYDHVASNYLRILYLHGAHDIGHAFQDLALVGCTSFAAWGEKSEDGSLIIGRNFDFFAGDDFAKDKIIAFVNPTEGHKFMSVTWAGMIGVVSGMNEHGLTVTINAGKSKIPLVAKTPVSILTREILQYASTIEEAIAIAKKRQVFVSESIFVGSAKDKKAITIEVSPKNFGVYEVPNSNQLICANHFQSEAYADDENNSKHILESHSQYRYERMQELLSQNQKITPQIAVDILRNKEGLNDKDIGYGNEKALNQLLAHHGIVFKPEQRLVWVSSSPYQLGEFVAYDVDDVFNNPSKKLLSNAQLNIEEDDFQFTQAYRDYEAYRRLKRDVLSSIGDEEHVEPSTLSELQTLNPNYWEAYFIVGTYYYEKGYFTAALNAFEKAKTKEITTVPDKERVDGYIKKIKRKLEL
- a CDS encoding phenylacetate--CoA ligase family protein; translated protein: MIPEIEYASKAEINDFQVQKLRELLVYLNSNSAFYKRLFKTHHIDINSVNSLEDLAGIPTTSKDDLQKYNDDFICVPKNKIVDFVTTSGTLGEPVIFALSDKDLDRLAYNEAISFACAGVGSDDIIQLMTTIDRRFMAGLAYFLGARKLGAGIIRVGNGIPELQWDSILKFKPTYIIAVPSFLLKLIEYAQQHEIDINASGIKGAICIGESLREQDFSLNTLSKKIKDNWNIELFSTYASTEMNTAFTECEAHRGGHQHPELIITEILDTNNQTVAEGEAGELTITTLGVEGMPLLRFKTGDIVKSHSQKCSCGRNTNRLGPVIGRKKQMIKYKGTTIYPPAMHNVLNDFAEVETYIIELSHNSIGTDEILIKIATLEATEDLLQNIKDHFRAKLRVRPKIEFCAKKEIQRLQFPKMSRKPMMVIDLRK
- a CDS encoding NAD(P)/FAD-dependent oxidoreductase; translated protein: MSNTNVDVLIIGAGPSGCVAASYLNNNGIVVKVVEKNKFPRFVIGESLLPRCMDHFEEVGLLTCLKDQGFERKEGARFLRGDVVCNFDFSKKHTDGWDWTWQVPRADFDKTLTDELLKRGVDIAFEEEVVGVDFNADGSSITTIKNKDGEINKIGAKFIIDSSGYGRVLPRLLDLDKPSELLNQSSIFTHVKDVKRPEGWEGTRITFDVLDTRLWFWVIPFSNGITSIGFVGPTEFIESFEGTSSEKLTEMLKLSSYYRERFEEVDFSFSPVEITNYSKSVKQLYGNGYVLTGNSAEFLDPVFSSGVTFATESALKAAKLITKSLQNEAVDWEVDYSDYIKSGVNVFSTYVKEWYTGNLQTLFFHRPENPEVKKQICAVLAGYVWDQTNPFVKNHHRLVKTLAHIINMEQNEKVSNL
- a CDS encoding triple tyrosine motif-containing protein yields the protein MSTFYKSETGFCILIIALFFSVKFNAQENPPIRIFTPQDYGAEDQNWSITQADNNFIYIANNKGLLQYNGASWELYHSPNESILRSVKIVGDRVYTGGYMDFGYWTKNKYNELIYKSLTENQNFSIIEDEEFWDITEIEGYVLFQSLERIYIYNIANEKFEIIDSELGINKANERNESIYFQKLGEGVMEIINGSGHLIIQSELIKDIELVNIYEFDKSLLLQTIENGFYKFENNNLTKWDIEADELLSRVSVYSSTRLKDGSFIIGTISNGVIQLDSKGKVILEIDQSNGLSNNTVLSIKEDNDGNVWLGLDNGINVMNLTSPYKVYNDEQGVLGTVYCAAKVDDNLYLGTNHGLFYKTIDSNGKYRFIENTQGQVWNLKYIQGSLFCGHDKGTFVINDTIAEQISTELGTWNIKEIKGNPNLLLQGNYKGLNILERENNQWRFRNKVEGFDISSRYFEFFDQNKILVSHEHKGVYKIDIDSTFYKVNNVEKLKIEKGIKSSIVKYNGTIFYSFKNGVFRFDSSSESFKKDSVLSALFSEEKYISGKLINDEVQNKFWGFTKNEIIYVEPGKLTNDLQGNVIEIPHNIRKTKSDFENVLHLEKDTYLVGNTEGYLVIHINKLKKEAKRLYLNSASYTSLRKEFVSFDTSQPIELKNKNNIIRFRYSTPSFDELSRSKYQYRLLGIYDYWSEWSNDGEILFENLPHGDYTFQARAITGGILSNNVLSYDFTIEKPWFLKPLAIISYFVAALLFIFILYYFNRKHYKKEQQKLIKKKERQLKLEQLENQRQLIQFKNKNLQQDIENKNRELGMATMNLVKRNELLGNIKSELSKSKSLNEVGKVVKLINSSINDTNDWELFEEAFNNVDKDFMKKIKTLHPSITPNDLRLCAYLRLNLSSKEIAPLLNISHKSVEVKRYRLRKKMELDHEQSLSNYIIEL